In the Carettochelys insculpta isolate YL-2023 chromosome 6, ASM3395843v1, whole genome shotgun sequence genome, gccccccgcctcccctgccctcgccccggccccccaaacactccctgtcTCTCACcctgaccccccaacccccctgccctcgccccagccccctaagcacctcCCAATCCCCCACCTTCTCCCtgacacccagccccccacctcccctgccctcgccccggccccccaaacactccctgtcTCTCACcctgaccccccaacccccctgccctcgccccagccccctaagcacctcCCAATCCCCCACCTTCTCCCTGACAcccagccccccgcctcccctgccctcgccccggccccccaacccccccactttTGACCCAACACCCCAACCGCCAACCGCTCCCCATCTCTCGCCCCAGCCCCCACTACCCTCGTCCCGGCCCCCCCAACCGCCCCCAACttcaccccaacccccccgcTTCCCCTGCCCTCGCCTtgaaccccccaccccgaccAGCCCCTCAAGCCCCCCACCTTCGCCCCCATCCCCCAactgccccaaccccccccggcCCGACCGCGACAGGAAGCGCTGCTCCGTCTCCAGACCATGTGATGATCACGCATCAAAGGACCGGAAGGAAGTCACGCCCCTTCCGGTTCCGCGACAGACCCCGCCCCTCACAAACGCCGTGACAACCGGTGTCCGCTCCGTCCCCATGGCAACCAGGGCTCCCGTCCCGGAACTTTACCGCCGAGCCCGCCTCTCCGTCACCACGGCAACCGCAGGGCCTCGTGCACCCCGGCCCCCACTGCCGCGTGACACCGGCCCCACGGCAACCGCGTGGGCGCCGCGACACGGGGCATATCgggcccctccccctccgccGGGGGCCGGGTCGGAGCcctgagctgtgtgtgtctgtgacgGGGCTCGGGGTCCCCCCgctccgcccccctccccgggcAGGAGCGTGACGGGGCTCGGGGTcccccctgctccgcccccctccccgggcAGGAGCGTGACGGGGCTCGGGGTcccccctgctccgcccccctccccgggcAGGAGCGTgacggggttcggggtccccccgctccgcccccctccccgggcAGGAGCGTgacggggttcggggtccccccgCTCCGCCCCGTCCCCGGGCAGGAGCGTgacggggttcggggtcccccctgctccgccccctccCCGGGCAGGAGCGTgacggggttcggggtccccccgCTCCGCCCCGTCCCCGGGCAGGAGTGTgacggggttcggggtccccccgCTCCGCCTCGTCCTCGGGCAGGAGTGTgacggggttcggggtccccccgCTCCGCCCCCGTCCGCGGGCAGGAGCGTgacggggttcggggtccccccgCTCCGCCCCCGTCCGCGGGCAGGAGTGTgacggggttcggggtccccccgctccgcccccctccccaggcaggagcgtgacggggttcggggtccccccgctccgcccccctccccaggcaggagtgactctcactcggcagcaggacagcgggtttattagccgacaggacacagcgtcgtacagaggggtcagcgctgccggcagagacagccagtcccacccatgctggggagaggaggccccgaggggcccccagagctggggcctggccccctcctttgtctctctctctcccagcccagactcactgcttccaactcccagttccaattcacacccctcaggctccacctcctcctttgtctgcagcgcagaggtgtcacctgggcgccaggttaccccagcaggagccccccaccctgtgtgacacacacacacacacacccccgttGGGAGCAGTGGAGCCCAGtgggtgcaggcagtgggggcgggaGCCCTGGGTTGTCTGTCTGCCTGTTGGGGGGAGGCACTGGGGCCCAGTGACTAGAGGCGGGAACCGCCGCAGGGGACGCGCAGGAGCCGCCGCAGGGAACGGCCGGCGCCCGCGCTGCCCCCGGCTCCAGGACGTGACCCGCCCGCTCCCCGGCTCGGCGTGGGCCTGCgccgcggcgggtggagcggtcggcgggggaggccctgctgctcccGGCCCGGCACGGAGGTGGGCGCCTGTCTGGCTCGGATCGGATACCAGGGCCCAGCCGGGCCCAGCCTGGCGACGCTGCGGGCGCTGCACCGCTGCCGCCTGTTCTCGGTGCCCTTCGAGAGCCTGAGCGCGCACTGCGGGGAGCCCGTCAGCCTGGCGCTGCCCCGGCTCTACGACCAGATCGTCTGCCGGCGCCGCGGGGGCTTCCGCTACGAGAGCAACGGGCTGTGCCCGTGGCTGCTGCGGGAGCTCGGCTGCGCCGCCGTGGGGCTGGCCGGCCGCGTGCGGAACCGCTGCACCGGCTGCTTCGGGCCGCCCCGGGACCACCTGGTGCTGCTGGCCCGGCTGGGGCCCCAGTTTCCTGTGCGACCTGGGCTTCGGGGACGGCTCCCTGGAGCCGCTGCGGCTGGAGCCGGGCCTGGAGGGGCGGACGCTCTACACCTTCACCCTGGAGGAGCGGGAACTGGGGGACTTCGCTGACACGTGCCACTACCACCAGCACTCGCCCCGCTCCATCTTCGCCTGCAAGTCCTTGtgcagcctgccccagccagcggGCGGGCGCCTCACCTACCTGGGCTGGCGGCTCATCGCCACGCGGGGCACAGCGCACCGAGACGGCGCTGCAGGCCTCCCAGATCCCCGGCCTGCGCCAGCGCGCCTTCGGCATCCACCTGAGCGGGGTCCTTGTGCCCAAGGATGAGGACATTGAGCCGCCCCCCAAGGGAGAGGAGATGGTGCCAGCTTGGCAGAGCgacctgctccccccgccccaggcccacTGAACCAAggggcagccccacaggcagACGGGGGTCTCAGACACACCCTGGCGCAGGACGCTGGGTTGCTGTGTCTGagacctgtggggaggggtggctgcacGAGGGAGAGAGGCCAGCTGGGTCCGGGCCTCGGAGCTTGTGATGGAAGGGGGGGGCGGGTGATAGGCcgagcagctcccactggctgcgtgaccccatggggctggaaccacagctggcaggtaacacccctGTCCGGGCACAGGGTGGAAGGAGCCGAGccgggtttgaatcggaggcagcccttacaagctggggggagagggagctgggaggcagccagcctggcgagggggggagctacaccccagaggggcccccctcgggctcctctccccaggacgggttggaatgactgtctctgccggctgcactgacacctctgtgctgagctgggctctgtcacctcataaacctcctgttctacctgctgggtgagagtcactcctgccgggggacggggtgcagtgcctggggatgCCAGAACCCCATGACAGGCTGTtggcactgggagccaggactcctgggttcactccccggctctgggaggacGGGGCTGTGACGTTACTGGACATGTACGTTGAATACGTATCAGGGaggagccgtgtcagtctgtatcttcactaacaagaagtcctgtggcacctcatagcctaacattttggagtataagcgttcgtgggcaaagacacacaaATCTCAATATGGAAGCCACTTATCTGACCACTGTACGTAGTGGTACAACATCTAGTGCCAGGTGGCCCAAGCCAGGTGTCTAATGAAGCTGGTGATGCCAAGTCTGTTTACGCTACTTGTGCGTCTGTGCCGTGCTTGCAGGTGACGTTACAGATACTGGCTCTGTCGGGGGATGGGAAATGTTAGAGTTATGGGCACACGATGGGGGGACGGGAAATGTTAGAGTTATGGGCACACAATGGGGGGATGGGAAATGTTAGAGCTATGGGCACATGATGAGGGGTGTGGTCACCCCACAGCCAGGACGAGGGACTAAAGGATACTGGCTCTGTCGGGGCACGGGAAACGTTAGAGTTACAGGCACGCGATGGGGGGACAGGAAATGTTAAAACTATGGGCACACGATGGGGGGCAGGGTCACCACCAGCCAGGACGAGGGactaaacaaaggctcagacgtCGAATACGCACCTCAGGCGTTTGGGACTTGTCCTCGGGGTCAGCCAACAGCAGCGTCCCAGCCGCCCACATGAGCAATGGGATTGGAATCAGACCAAGAGGTCCATTTCACCTGACACGTAAATGGACTGGGGCGCGCTCGCAAAACCAGCCGGCAATGGCAGTTTGCTGCAGCTGCTCACCTGGGTCAGGCCGAGGGGAAGAGGAAAGGACTTTTCCCCTCCGCTGGGAACATGGCCAGGTGGCCCTGGGGTAACGTGCTTGGTTCCAGAGTGCAAGGATCCGGCTCTCCAGTAACCAGGACTCTCCCACATGGGGGCCCGTCAGAGGCTTTCCAGGCTCACCCCAGAACACTGCTGGCTGCATCAGCAGCTGTCACTGGCGCATGGGATGTTACCACCTTACCAGTTGTTCTCCCCCTCTTCCTACTTGGCAGGATGGAGCTATCAGATCCTAAAGGACGGGCCCAGTGGGGCGACTGGGGTAGGATCCAGTATACGCTGGCTGGGGACTGTGGCCGGACCCTTTGGAGCCGGGGAGAATCTGTGGGGGGTTGGTGAAGTGAAGTAGGGGGCTGTGGAGGTGTGTGGGAAGGCTGTGGGATGCtcatgtggcttctggctggctgaggcACTTTCCCGCTGGGTTGCCTgcgtgagaaggaaatcccagcctgggctgtaagtggcccaggtTTAAGCAACGTTACCCTGGGTGATCTCCTTAGCTGCCCCCCAAAGCTGTCCTAGTACAGGGCCAGGGCCCAGGCCCCTTTGTTCTCCGTCCACGGCTTGGACTGGGCGTGACTCCACCCCGATCTGTCCCTGTGGTCCCTGGCATGAGCTCCAGGGGAAGGTCCATGCAGTGGTGATCGCCAGGGCCGTGGCCagccaacccccagcacagggcgACAGGCTCAGGACTGACACCAACCCCTTTATTCATTCCTAAGagcagctcccaccccacccacagggGTTGGAACCCCAAACAATCACCCATTGACACAGGAGGCCTGGGGCAGTCTCTTGGCCTTGCCCAGCTGAGGGCGGAGGGGGGGTGGGACATCTCAGTGGGCGTGCCCGTGCCGAGCTTGGGGGCGGTGACTCGGTGTGGCCATGaggaactggggggtgggggggtctcagTAGGCGTGGCCATGCTGAGCAGTGGGGATGTCTCGGTGGGCGTGGCCATGCCGAGCTCAGGGGATGCGACTCGGTGGGTGTGGCCACgatgagctggggtggggggggagcctcAGTGGGTGTAGCCACGCTGAGATAGGGGGACCTCTCGGTGGGAGTGGCCAGGCTGAGCTCTGGGGGGGGGGATTCGGCAGGCATGGCCAGGccaagcggggggcgggggggttgaagGGGGCAGATGTCTCGGCAGGCGTGGCCAGGccgagctgggggaggggagtctcAGGGGGCGTGGCCAGGCCAAGctggggggcagtctggggggcgTGGCCAGGccgagctggggagggggggtctcAGTGGGTGTGGCCAGGCCGAGCTGGGGGGGAGTCTCGGTGGGTGTGGCCAGGCCGAGCTGGGGGGGTCTCGGTGGGCGTGGCCAGGccgagctggggaaggggggtcttggtgggtgtggccaagccaagctggggaaggggggtctCGGTGGGCGTGGCCAAGCCGAGCTGGGGGGGGATGTCTTGGTGGGCGTgaccaggcagagctggggaaggggtgtctcGGTGGGCGTGGCCATGCCcgctgcaggagggagctgggagaaAGGGAGCCCCGGGCCCCAGCGATAGCAGCAGGCTCTTCATCCAGCTTGTGGGCTGGAAGCAAACCAGGCTGGGGTGGGCCCaggcctctccctgccctgctccgtgTGTGGGGAGGTCAGGGGATCACTGTCTGTGTCATCAGGGGAGTGGGGGGTTCAGGGAGACCCCCAGGGGTGGCCCAGGCCTCTGTGTGcccagctgggtggggggtgtcgAGGTTCAGGGAGACCCCGGGGGAGGCCCAGTCCTCTGCGTGCCCAGCcgggagggggtgttggggttcAGGGAGACCCCCAGGGGTGGCCCAGTCCTCTGCATGCCCAGCCGGGTGGGGGGTGTCGGGGCTCAGGGAGACCCCGGGGGTGGCCCAGCCGGGTGGGAGTGTCGGGGTTCAGGGAGGCCCAGGCCTCTGCGTGCCCAGCCAGGTGGGGGTGTCGGGGTTCAGGGAGGCCCAGTCCTCTGCGTGCCCTGCCGGGTGGGGGTGTCAGGGTTCAGGGAGGCCCAGTCCTCTGCGTGCCACGCCGGGTGGGGGGTGTCGGGGCTCAGGGAGACCCCGGGGGTGGCCCAGGCCTCTGAGTGCCCAGCCGGGTGGGGGTGTCGGGGTTCAGGAAGGCCCAGGCCTCTGCGTGCCCCGCCGGGTGGGGGTGTCGGGGTTCAGGGAGGCCCAGGCCTCTGCGTGCCCAGCTGGGTGGGGGTCTCGGGGTTCAGGGAGGCCCAGTTCTCTGTGTGCCCCGCCGGGTGGGGGGTGTCGGGGCTCAGGGAGACCCCAGGGGTGGCCCAGGCCTCTGCGtgcccagccaggtggggggtGTCAGGGTTCAGGGAGGCCCAGGCCTCTGCGTGCCCCGCCGGGTGGGGGTGTCGGGGTTCAGGGAGGCCCAGGCCTCTGCGTGCCCAGCCGGGTGGGGGTGTCGGGGTTCAGGGAGGCCCAGTTCTCTGCGTGCCCCGCCGGGTGGGGGGTGTCGGGGCTCAGGGAGACCCCAGGGGTGGCCCAGGCCTCTGCGTGCCCAGCCAGGTGGGGGTGTCGGGGTTCAGGGAGGCCCAGGCCTCTGCGTGCCCAGCCGGGTGGGGGTGTCAGGGTTCAGGGAGGCCCAGTTCTCTGCGTGCCCCGCCGGGTGGGGGTGTCGGGGTTCAGGGAGGCCCAGTCCTCTGCGTGCCCCGCCGGGTGGGGGTGTCGGGGTTCAGGAGGCACCGCGAGGCCGGGCGGGGCCGAGGGAGGCTAGGCCCAGGCCTCGATGACGTCGTCGGGCTCCATGCCCAGCTGCTCGGGTGTGGAGGTTCCCGCCAGGTGCTGCCCGTCGAAGAAGAAGCGGAGCTGCTGGCCGCCCAGCCCCATGGCCTCCTGGTAGCGCTGCATCAGCCCACGCAGCGGCTCTGTCtgcgcaggggaggggagagtggtGAGGCGCAGCCTCCTCCCCGCATGCCAGGGCCATGCTTGGGCCAGGACCCCAGCGTCCCGCCCAAAGAACCCCACGGTGGAAAGGGGGCGCTAGCACCCCACAGCTGCCCTAGCGCCCCTCAGCCAACAGCCCCACACTGGCTCAGTTCCATGTGTGACACcttcacccacagcccctgcccacatGGGCCCCTTGTGCAGCGCCCCCTTACCCTGGGCACGCTGAGCGTGAGCTGAGAGTCCTTCTCCTGGCCTCGCACCGTCAGCCGCAGCTCCCCCGGGCCCGGCCTTGCCCCGGACTCCCCCGCGCCCTGCGGCGCCCCAGCTGCCACGTCCACCACGCAATCTGGGGGGAGcagagtgcaggaggggcagacagctgggggtACTGCAGTGGTACCCTTCTGTAACCCCCAACCCAGAGGGGCTCCCCCAACCCCggagccccttccctggccagggggtCTCAGCACGCAGCTCGGGCCACTGACGCACGTTCTGCTGGCCAGGCCAGCGAGGCTGGTGCACGGTTCAGCCTGGGGGAAGCTGAGTGAGCAGAGCATGGCCCAAGGGCTAttccagcagggccaggcaccctggtGCCGAGAGCTCATGGCTGCACGAGCCTgtgccacctgcacctgcagcacACTGGGGCGTAGGGCTCGCAGGGacctccacagctcccacccACAACTGGCCCCAGGGGGCAGCGGTGCCAGGCAGACCTGGACCAGCCCTGGTGGCGGGCTGTCTAATCTTCAAGGTTGGGGCCTTCCCACCCGCAGACTGGGCCAGCAGAGCCCACTGAGAGGTTGACAGCAccggcctcagtttcccctgtcgtTGCACTGCTCCCCGGTGCAGCGGCAGGACCACGCTGGCTCTCGTGTCCGCCGAGCACACAGGTGTGTGCGTCACCCGTAGCTCAAGGGGGCTGGTTGGCAGCATGGCCTCCTGGAGTGATGCTGTCAGTGaggggcccagggcccagccagggaACAAAGGTCTGGgagagggtgaggtgggggaggaagagccTCCCCTGAGGGGTGCCCTGCGGCCTGGcgcaggggctctgggctgagcagaaGGAGGAACTGCAAGCTGCACCCCTCTGTACTCCCTAAGGGCTTCCTGTGCTGTCTGTGTGCAGCACTGGGTGAAGGCACCGTCCTGGCAGCTTGGGCATGTCTCTGCCGGGGGCTGGCACTGCAGATGCATGGAAGCAGGGGGCTACAGCCCACAGGCTCCCTCCAAGGCACGGAGGCAATGGGGccaagctgggggcagggcagcagctggcaggcatcTCCCATAGCGGGCTCACCCTCTGGGCACCAGCTCCtcctggggctgagctgccctCCAGAACCCCCAGGCCTTGCCTGGATCCTCCCGCTCTGGGTGTTGCTGCCACCCGCTGGCCCGTGGTTTCACCGCCAGCGCCGCTGTCATGCCAGGCTGAGCGACGCCCTGTCcctgcacacgccgctggctggcCACTCACCGAGGATGTCAGCCACGCCCAGGCCCAGGCTCTGGGGagtgctgctggggagcagctccacatctcgcagcagcagcaggatctgCCCCGGCTGCACCTGCAGCTTCTGGGCCATGTGCTCCACCACCACCTGCAGAGGCTGCGACTGCCGGGAAGGGGACCATCAGGGGCGACAGCCCGGCACATCCGTCCCGCCCCCTTCAGGGACCCAGCTGGGCCCATGCAGATCCCCCATCTCCCACCAGCACTGGCAATTCCTGCATTGCAGGGTGAACCAGCCCCGACACccggccctgtgccaggccatcccgcctgcctggagccccactcGCCAGCCATGTGCGGAGCGGGGGGTCACTCACCATCTCCACAGCAATGCGGTGGATCTCTGCCCGGCACCGCACCTTGAGCTGCAGCTGCCGGGGTGCAGGGGCCAGGGGCGGTTCCACCAGGATCACGTCATCCTCAGGCAGCTCCTCCCGCAGGCTGCgctgggcagctgagagccacGTGCTGAGCCCCCGCAGCTGGCGTGCCACCTCCCTGGGGGGCAAGGCCGTcagaccccatccccccacagccaATTCCCTGGAGGCCCATCTGAACCTACCATCTCCCacctcctgggctgggggggaaccAGGGCCATCAAAGCTCCCCATCCCCGCCTCCAGGCTCCTCTCCAACCCTGCGCTCTTCAATTCCCCATGTCCTGAAGGGGCAGAGGTTTCAGCAGAGatccccccctccagccccaccaccccgagcagccagcagccaccccaccctcccaaccccaAGATGGGCAGCTCCTCACCTGCGCGTCcggcccctctgcctgcctgtgggctgtggtgggggcggcggggagggggatTCATCCCGgaccctgagagagagagagagagagcacgcagGAGGTCAGATaggggctgctgggaagggaGCCCGGAAAGCTGTGCCCCACACATAACCCCTGGGGCACAGACCCTGATCAGACATTACTGAAAgtggaaggaagccagcccaagag is a window encoding:
- the NFATC2IP gene encoding NFATC2-interacting protein isoform X2; translated protein: MAEPVRGGGHSSDTEGEPVRSPRGAVGQPRPKRRRVLCSSEVPVVPVYSNKVNSSFRLCQEVPAGQWQRGADLDVDEIGPATPPRPERPHAPRLLQGPCTDWLEEEPQSQGAGRTVRDESPSPPPPPQPTGRQRGRTRREVARQLRGLSTWLSAAQRSLREELPEDDVILVEPPLAPAPRQLQLKVRCRAEIHRIAVEMSQPLQVVVEHMAQKLQVQPGQILLLLRDVELLPSSTPQSLGLGVADILDCVVDVAAGAPQGAGESGARPGPGELRLTVRGQEKDSQLTLSVPRTEPLRGLMQRYQEAMGLGGQQLRFFFDGQHLAGTSTPEQLGMEPDDVIEAWA
- the NFATC2IP gene encoding NFATC2-interacting protein isoform X1 — encoded protein: MHVGPAPPQVRGGGHSSDTEGEPVRSPRGAVGQPRPKRRRVLCSSEVPVVPVYSNKVNSSFRLCQEVPAGQWQRGADLDVDEIGPATPPRPERPHAPRLLQGPCTDWLEEEPQSQGAGRTVRDESPSPPPPPQPTGRQRGRTRREVARQLRGLSTWLSAAQRSLREELPEDDVILVEPPLAPAPRQLQLKVRCRAEIHRIAVEMSQPLQVVVEHMAQKLQVQPGQILLLLRDVELLPSSTPQSLGLGVADILDCVVDVAAGAPQGAGESGARPGPGELRLTVRGQEKDSQLTLSVPRTEPLRGLMQRYQEAMGLGGQQLRFFFDGQHLAGTSTPEQLGMEPDDVIEAWA
- the NFATC2IP gene encoding NFATC2-interacting protein isoform X3 translates to MRVRGLDSGQERGGADLDVDEIGPATPPRPERPHAPRLLQGPCTDWLEEEPQSQGAGRTVRDESPSPPPPPQPTGRQRGRTRREVARQLRGLSTWLSAAQRSLREELPEDDVILVEPPLAPAPRQLQLKVRCRAEIHRIAVEMSQPLQVVVEHMAQKLQVQPGQILLLLRDVELLPSSTPQSLGLGVADILDCVVDVAAGAPQGAGESGARPGPGELRLTVRGQEKDSQLTLSVPRTEPLRGLMQRYQEAMGLGGQQLRFFFDGQHLAGTSTPEQLGMEPDDVIEAWA